The sequence below is a genomic window from Candidatus Zixiibacteriota bacterium.
ACGGCAAGAAAAGGTCGATCGGCTTGTCAGGCAAGTAAATTTTTAGAATTCGCTCTCGTCGTAATCGGAGTGATATATCGGCGGTTCCTTGATCATTTCCGATTGTGAGAGGACGACGATATCCACCCTGCGGTTCTGCGCACGGCCTTCAGGGGTGTCGTTTCCTGCGATCGGGCGGTATTCCCCGTATCCCAGGGCTGAGAGTTTATCGGGTGGGAGGTTGTGCTTTTCGATGAAATAGCGGACGACATTGGTGGCTCGGGCCGCTGACAGTTCCCAGTTGGATGGAAAACGGGGTGTCTTGATCGGCCTGTCGTCGGTATGGCCTTCGACTCTGACCGGGTTGTCGACAGTGGCCAGTTGCTGAGCGATCAGTTTCAGGGGTTCGTACGCTTCCGGTTTGAGTTCGTCTTTGCCCGATTCGAACAGGGCCGACTCCTCGATATGGATCACCAGCCCGCGCTCATCGATTTGA
It includes:
- a CDS encoding OmpA family protein, translated to MINRRTKDRGSNKIGQERWLLTYADMITLLLALFIVMYSMSKIDAEKFKNVTSALAGQLKGGETIFEKSLGSSIVGTKILNIRELRLLNSRINEKLQVENLNRNKPIAISTQIDERGLVIHIEESALFESGKDELKPEAYEPLKLIAQQLATVDNPVRVEGHTDDRPIKTPRFPSNWELSAARATNVVRYFIEKHNLPPDKLSALGYGEYRPIAGNDTPEGRAQNRRVDIVVLSQSEMIKEPPIYHSDYDESEF